The proteins below come from a single Serratia fonticola genomic window:
- the azoR gene encoding FMN-dependent NADH-azoreductase, which translates to MSKVLVLKSSILATYSQSNQLADFFVEQWANTHSNDTITVRDLAAQPIPVLDGELVGAMRPSDAPLTPRQKEALALSDELIAELQANDTIVIAAPMYNFNIPTQLKNYFDLIARAGVTFRYTENGPEGLVKNKRAIILTSRGGIHKGTPTDLVEPYLRLFLGFIGITEVEFVFAEGIAYGPDVATKAQADAKALLAEVIAA; encoded by the coding sequence ATGAGCAAAGTATTGGTTCTAAAATCCAGCATCCTGGCAACTTATTCTCAATCTAACCAACTGGCTGATTTCTTCGTTGAGCAGTGGGCCAATACTCACAGCAACGATACCATCACCGTACGTGACCTGGCTGCACAACCGATCCCTGTGCTGGATGGCGAACTGGTTGGCGCAATGCGCCCTTCAGATGCCCCGCTGACCCCACGCCAGAAAGAAGCACTGGCCCTGTCAGACGAACTGATTGCCGAGCTGCAAGCCAACGATACTATCGTTATCGCCGCGCCGATGTACAACTTCAACATCCCAACTCAGTTGAAGAATTATTTTGACCTGATTGCCCGTGCCGGCGTCACCTTCCGTTACACCGAGAACGGCCCGGAAGGCTTGGTGAAAAACAAACGCGCCATCATTCTGACCAGCCGTGGCGGCATCCATAAAGGCACCCCAACCGACCTGGTAGAACCTTACCTGCGTCTGTTCCTGGGCTTTATCGGTATTACCGAGGTTGAGTTCGTCTTTGCCGAAGGGATTGCCTACGGTCCAGACGTTGCGACCAAAGCCCAGGCCGATGCCAAAGCGTTACTGGCCGAAGTGATCGCCGCTTAA
- a CDS encoding YdbL family protein: MKKHYLWLIAAGWLFSGMAQALTLDEAKQQGRVGETLSGYIAPVKQDAETQALVKKINAGRAEKYQQVAASNHIAIDEVARMAGQKLVTRAPAGEYVRGINGQWLQK; the protein is encoded by the coding sequence ATGAAAAAGCATTATCTGTGGTTGATTGCCGCCGGTTGGTTATTCAGCGGGATGGCTCAGGCGTTGACGCTGGATGAGGCCAAGCAGCAGGGGCGGGTGGGCGAAACGCTCAGTGGTTATATCGCTCCGGTGAAGCAGGACGCGGAGACTCAGGCGTTGGTGAAAAAAATCAATGCCGGGCGCGCCGAGAAATATCAGCAGGTGGCCGCCAGCAATCATATCGCCATCGATGAAGTCGCGCGGATGGCCGGGCAGAAGCTGGTGACACGAGCGCCAGCAGGGGAATATGTCCGTGGCATTAACGGTCAGTGGTTGCAGAAATAA
- a CDS encoding YnbE family lipoprotein: MKNATGPLLAAVLGASLLSGCVPRIEVATPKDPITINMNVKIEHEIHIKVDKDVENLLKDQSGLF, encoded by the coding sequence ATGAAGAACGCGACAGGGCCATTGCTGGCAGCCGTGTTGGGCGCATCCTTGCTGAGCGGTTGTGTACCGCGCATTGAGGTGGCGACGCCTAAAGATCCCATCACCATCAATATGAACGTCAAAATTGAGCATGAGATCCATATCAAAGTGGATAAGGACGTTGAGAACCTGCTGAAAGACCAAAGCGGTCTGTTCTAG
- a CDS encoding YdbH family protein: MTKRLKVFVAIVAGIILLIIALWQTLPRWLPRAIAPWLPQGSQLVLQGPLRWQQGALHLDGLKFSAQDCAIANVSELQLAYQMGSWHLKGERADVDTACLSKLPASEGDSTPLALDQLQAMLPPFDLNINLLTLTPWQAYAGKLQLSSVATGQRLHYQGKNVTAEAQLDEHQQLTLSKLSITPPNSTVPVQLTGKVTIPLDMDSLPTQGALQGEIQTAYLEKPLLLDLHWQQQQGVLTLTEKGSDQPLATLPWALTPKQISIEKGEWRWPYLEQPLSGGLNVALHDWSRGFDETQITARLNVITAGHNGKGNAVLTLGPGSLSLTNSDLGFQLTGQANLANLSLTASIPGIISGSILNPTLVLQPGSLLRAWGSPAPDMKLEEARLPLAGVKVTALGITGRLQAIISASESYWGRFKLHLDGQAQDFWPDHGQWQWRSWGNGKLPPLQAAWDVAGSGRWQDTSITLDRLSTGFDRLKYGMVTVATPRMTLSQPIQWQRDVKAPSLTGGVQLVADKTSFGAGSYLPASVLDLQLQGTGPDSFQWQGALQAEQIGPIKLRGRWDGERLRGEGWWPKQSLTVFQPLISPDLNIKLRAGEFYAQSAFSAARVQGFEAGGHWVVRNGGMWLQDGELSGLDFVLPYRFKNHLWQLGAKRPIMLRIKSIKTLFEMQNITADLQGTYPYSEAYPLTLSNIGVDMLNGHISLSALRMPQHDAAVLKLDQIDLSALFTALKPKQFAMSGRINGELPLFLNHPKWLVKNGWIANAGVMTLRLDKDMADAIGSNNLATGAAIDWLRYMEINRSKARVDLDNLGELTLKAHIDGVNPQKNAKREVILNYSHQENVFQLWRSLRFGDNLQEWLEQALSKPEEQQ, from the coding sequence ATGACCAAGAGATTAAAAGTATTCGTAGCGATCGTGGCGGGCATCATCCTGTTGATCATCGCGCTGTGGCAAACCCTACCTCGTTGGTTGCCGCGTGCGATAGCGCCTTGGTTACCGCAGGGTAGCCAGCTGGTTTTGCAAGGGCCCTTGCGTTGGCAGCAGGGGGCTTTGCATCTTGATGGGCTGAAGTTCAGCGCCCAAGACTGCGCCATCGCCAATGTCAGTGAACTGCAACTCGCCTACCAAATGGGAAGTTGGCATTTAAAGGGTGAACGAGCGGACGTAGATACCGCCTGCCTGTCAAAATTGCCCGCCTCCGAGGGGGACAGCACGCCATTGGCGCTAGACCAACTGCAAGCGATGCTGCCGCCGTTTGACCTGAACATCAATCTTCTCACGCTTACCCCATGGCAAGCCTATGCCGGTAAACTGCAGCTGTCGTCTGTGGCCACTGGCCAACGGCTGCATTATCAAGGCAAGAACGTCACCGCCGAGGCGCAGTTGGATGAACATCAGCAACTGACGTTAAGCAAGCTTAGCATCACGCCACCCAACAGCACGGTTCCTGTGCAACTGACAGGCAAAGTCACCATACCGCTGGATATGGACAGTTTACCAACCCAAGGGGCGTTGCAAGGTGAAATACAAACTGCCTATCTGGAAAAACCCTTGTTGCTGGATTTGCATTGGCAACAGCAGCAGGGGGTGTTGACCCTGACGGAAAAGGGCAGCGACCAACCGTTGGCTACGCTCCCCTGGGCATTAACGCCAAAACAGATCAGCATCGAAAAAGGGGAATGGCGCTGGCCTTACCTGGAGCAACCGCTCAGTGGTGGATTGAATGTGGCGTTGCATGACTGGAGCCGGGGGTTTGACGAAACCCAAATTACCGCACGTTTGAACGTGATCACCGCCGGGCACAACGGCAAGGGCAACGCGGTGCTGACGTTGGGGCCGGGTAGCCTGAGCCTGACCAACAGCGATCTGGGATTCCAGCTTACCGGGCAGGCAAACCTGGCCAATCTCTCGCTTACGGCGTCAATCCCCGGCATTATCAGCGGCTCGATCCTTAACCCAACGCTGGTGCTACAGCCGGGATCATTACTGCGCGCCTGGGGCAGCCCGGCACCGGATATGAAGCTGGAAGAGGCTCGGCTGCCGCTGGCTGGGGTAAAAGTCACCGCTCTTGGGATCACTGGCCGTTTGCAGGCGATTATCAGCGCCAGCGAAAGTTACTGGGGGCGCTTCAAGCTGCATCTGGACGGTCAGGCACAAGATTTCTGGCCAGACCATGGTCAGTGGCAATGGCGTTCTTGGGGTAACGGCAAGTTACCACCGCTACAAGCTGCATGGGATGTCGCAGGCAGTGGGCGTTGGCAGGACACCAGCATCACCCTGGATCGTCTTTCTACCGGTTTTGATCGGTTGAAATACGGCATGGTCACGGTCGCGACGCCGCGCATGACGCTAAGCCAGCCGATCCAGTGGCAGCGGGATGTCAAAGCACCGAGCCTTACCGGCGGTGTGCAACTGGTGGCTGACAAAACCAGTTTTGGTGCAGGCAGTTATTTGCCAGCTTCGGTGCTGGATTTGCAGTTGCAAGGTACGGGGCCAGACAGTTTTCAATGGCAAGGCGCGTTGCAGGCCGAGCAGATTGGGCCAATCAAGTTGCGTGGCCGCTGGGATGGCGAGCGTCTGCGCGGGGAAGGCTGGTGGCCAAAACAGTCGTTAACGGTATTCCAACCGCTGATTTCACCCGATCTGAACATCAAACTGCGCGCGGGTGAGTTCTATGCACAGTCGGCATTCTCGGCGGCACGAGTGCAGGGGTTTGAAGCTGGTGGCCACTGGGTGGTACGCAACGGTGGCATGTGGCTGCAAGACGGCGAATTGAGCGGGCTGGATTTTGTCTTGCCCTATCGGTTTAAGAACCACCTGTGGCAGCTTGGGGCCAAAAGGCCGATCATGCTGCGCATCAAATCCATCAAGACGCTGTTTGAGATGCAGAATATTACCGCCGATCTGCAAGGCACCTATCCGTACAGCGAGGCGTATCCGTTGACGTTGAGCAATATCGGTGTAGATATGCTCAACGGTCATATCAGCCTTTCGGCATTACGTATGCCGCAGCATGATGCGGCGGTGCTCAAACTGGATCAAATCGACCTCAGCGCGCTGTTTACCGCGCTCAAGCCAAAGCAGTTCGCCATGTCTGGCCGCATCAACGGTGAGTTACCTCTGTTCCTCAACCACCCCAAATGGCTGGTGAAAAATGGCTGGATCGCCAATGCGGGGGTCATGACGTTGCGGCTGGATAAAGATATGGCCGATGCCATTGGCAGCAATAACCTGGCCACCGGTGCTGCCATCGACTGGCTACGCTACATGGAGATCAACCGCTCAAAGGCGCGGGTCGATCTCGATAACCTGGGCGAACTGACGCTAAAGGCGCATATCGATGGCGTAAATCCGCAGAAAAATGCCAAGCGTGAGGTTATCCTTAACTATAGCCATCAGGAAAACGTGTTTCAGCTGTGGCGCAGCCTGCGCTTTGGCGACAATTTACAAGAGTGGCTGGAGCAGGCGCTCTCTAAACCCGAGGAACAACAATGA
- a CDS encoding 2-hydroxyacid dehydrogenase has protein sequence MKMAIYSTKQYDRKYLELVNQQFGYELEFFDFLLSKKTAKTAIGCKAVCIFVNDDGSREVLEELAALGVEILALRCAGFNNVDLDAAKELGIKVVRVPAYSPEAVAEHAVGMMMCLNRRIHRAYQRTRDANFSLEGLIGFNMHNRTAGVIGTGKIGVATMRILKGFGMKLLAYDPYPSAQALELGAEYVDLKTLYAQADVITLHCPLTPENHHLLNADAFSMMKDGVMVINTSRGALIDSSAAIDALKQQKIGALGMDVYENERDLFFEDKSNDVIQDDVFRRLSACHNVLFTGHQAFLTEEALTSISQTTLKNIEQLARGEACPNQLNA, from the coding sequence ATGAAAATGGCGATTTACAGCACCAAACAGTATGACCGTAAGTATCTTGAATTGGTAAATCAGCAGTTTGGTTATGAGCTGGAGTTTTTCGACTTTCTGCTAAGCAAGAAAACCGCCAAAACGGCCATCGGCTGTAAGGCCGTGTGCATCTTCGTCAATGACGACGGTAGCCGGGAAGTGCTGGAAGAGCTGGCTGCGCTTGGGGTCGAGATCCTCGCCCTGCGTTGTGCCGGGTTCAATAACGTCGATCTGGATGCGGCGAAAGAGCTGGGTATCAAGGTGGTGCGCGTTCCGGCTTATTCACCTGAAGCCGTAGCCGAACACGCCGTGGGCATGATGATGTGCCTGAACCGCCGCATTCATCGTGCTTATCAGCGCACCCGCGATGCCAACTTCTCGCTGGAAGGACTGATCGGCTTCAATATGCATAACCGCACCGCCGGGGTGATTGGCACCGGTAAGATCGGCGTAGCCACCATGCGTATTCTGAAAGGCTTTGGCATGAAGCTCTTGGCCTACGACCCCTACCCAAGCGCGCAGGCGTTAGAACTGGGTGCCGAATATGTCGATCTTAAAACGCTGTATGCCCAGGCGGACGTGATCACCCTGCACTGTCCGTTAACGCCGGAAAACCATCACCTGCTGAATGCGGACGCGTTTTCCATGATGAAGGACGGCGTGATGGTGATTAACACCAGCCGCGGTGCCTTGATCGACTCCTCCGCCGCCATCGATGCCCTCAAACAGCAAAAGATTGGTGCGCTGGGGATGGACGTATACGAGAACGAACGCGACCTGTTCTTTGAAGACAAATCCAACGATGTGATCCAGGACGACGTTTTCCGCCGCCTGTCCGCCTGCCATAACGTGTTGTTTACCGGCCACCAGGCGTTCCTGACGGAAGAGGCGTTGACCAGTATCTCGCAAACCACGTTGAAAAATATTGAACAGCTTGCACGGGGTGAAGCCTGCCCCAATCAGCTTAATGCCTGA
- the hslJ gene encoding heat shock protein HslJ, with the protein MKKLIPLAMACALLAGCGSAQTKQQTVVESDLLHHNFVLQSVDGVAVEAKQGSGPSIEFGEKMNISGSMCNRFFGQGQLENGVLTVKNLATTRMMCADPQRNQWDQTIGTLLANGAKVSLNGQQLTLSGSDHQLVYTLKDWVN; encoded by the coding sequence ATGAAAAAACTGATCCCTTTAGCAATGGCCTGTGCGCTATTGGCTGGTTGTGGTTCCGCGCAAACCAAACAACAAACCGTAGTAGAAAGCGATTTGCTGCATCATAACTTTGTGTTGCAAAGCGTGGATGGTGTGGCGGTTGAGGCGAAACAAGGCAGCGGCCCGAGCATTGAGTTCGGCGAGAAAATGAATATTTCCGGGTCTATGTGCAACCGTTTCTTCGGCCAGGGCCAGTTAGAGAACGGCGTGCTAACGGTGAAAAACCTCGCCACTACCCGCATGATGTGCGCGGATCCACAACGTAACCAATGGGATCAAACCATCGGGACGCTGCTGGCTAACGGTGCAAAAGTCTCACTCAATGGCCAACAGCTGACCCTGAGCGGCAGCGATCACCAACTGGTGTATACCCTGAAAGACTGGGTTAACTAA
- a CDS encoding putative hemolysin, which produces MISAKWLLAGAILSLAACSSNNNQEPQQIATSANIGAIPTSESCASVGGVTTIAHSLNGDTLRMCQMPNGKQCEESALGGGACAR; this is translated from the coding sequence ATGATCTCAGCAAAATGGCTGCTTGCCGGCGCCATACTCTCTTTGGCTGCCTGCAGCAGTAATAACAACCAAGAACCACAGCAGATCGCCACCAGTGCCAATATTGGTGCGATACCTACCAGCGAAAGCTGTGCCAGCGTGGGCGGAGTAACCACCATTGCTCATTCGCTCAACGGCGATACGCTCAGAATGTGTCAGATGCCGAACGGCAAACAGTGCGAAGAGTCGGCGCTGGGCGGTGGAGCCTGTGCCCGGTAA
- a CDS encoding SMR family transporter encodes MTAFIYLAMAIIAEVIATTLLKASEGFTRLWPSVFVVLGYAVAFWGLSMVVKTMPLGIVYAIWSGLGIVLVSIAAVFIYQQKLDLPAVVGMGLIIAGVLVINLLSKSAGH; translated from the coding sequence ATGACCGCATTTATCTATTTAGCTATGGCGATTATCGCCGAAGTGATCGCCACCACCTTGCTGAAAGCCTCTGAAGGGTTTACCCGCTTGTGGCCATCGGTGTTTGTCGTGTTGGGTTACGCGGTAGCATTTTGGGGGCTTTCGATGGTGGTAAAAACCATGCCGCTGGGGATTGTCTATGCCATCTGGTCCGGATTGGGGATCGTGCTGGTGTCTATTGCCGCGGTGTTTATTTACCAGCAGAAGCTGGATTTGCCTGCGGTGGTTGGTATGGGGCTGATTATTGCCGGGGTGCTGGTGATCAATCTGCTCTCCAAGTCGGCAGGGCACTGA
- the nifJ gene encoding pyruvate:ferredoxin (flavodoxin) oxidoreductase, which translates to MITTDGNNAVASVAYRTSEVIAIYPITPSSTMAEQTAAWSSDGRKNIWGDVPNVVEMQSEGGAIATVHGALQTGALSTSFTSSQGLLLMIPSLYKLAGELTPFVLHVAARTVATHALSIFGDHSDVMAVRQTGCAMLCASNVQEAQDFALIAQTATLNSRLPFIHFFDGFRTSHEINKIAPLSDETLQQMMPQDAIDAHRSRALSPDHPVIRGTSANPDTYFQSREATNPWYDNTYQHVQQAMDKFAAITGRSYQPFEYYGHPQAERVVILMGSAIGTCEEAIDHLLTRGEKVGVLKVRLYRPFSAKHLLAVLPESAQKIAVLDRTKEPGALAEPLYLDVMTALAEGFSRGERTSMPMVIGGRYGLSSKEFGPDCALAIFRELMLDKPRPRFTVGIFDDITGLSLPLHEETLPQRASLEALFYGLGSDGSVSATKNNIKIIGNSTPMFAQGYFVYDSKKAGGLTVSHLRVSDKPINSAYLIDRADFVGCHQWQFIDKYQMVERLKPGGIFLLNTPYSADEVWSRLPQEVQAILHQRQAKLYIINAAKLARECHLGARINTVMQMAFFHLTKILPGEVALQELQGAIARSYSNKGQEVVERNWQALGATLSELTEIPLRPLDSNSPIRPPVVSDAAPYFVKTVTAVMLAGLGDTLPVSAFPPDGTWPVGTTQWEKRNIAEEVPIWQPDLCTQCNHCVAACPHSAIRAKVVPPEAMEYAPATLQSLDVKSRDMRGQKYVLQVAPEDCTGCNLCVEVCPAKDRQNPEIKAINMASRLDHLAEEKAHYDFFLQLPEIDASQLERIDIRTSQLISPLFEYSGACSGCGETPYIKLLTQLYGDRLLIANATGCSSIYGGNLPTTPYTTNADGRGPAWANSLFEDNAEFGLGFRLTVDQHRRRVLRLLDTLAPQLPAQLVASLQAEEIATGPRRQQIAELRSLLANVAGNDARQLATDADYLVDKSIWLIGGDGWAYDIGFGGLDHVLSLTENVNVLVLDTQCYSNTGGQQSKATPLGAVTKFGEHGKRKARKDLGVSMMMYGHVYVAQISLGAQLNQTVKAIQEAEAYPGPSLIIAYSPCEEHGYDLALSHDQMRQLTATGFWPLYRFDPRRTAEGKAALALDSRPPNSELTATLNKEQRFRRLNTQQPEVAAALYEAAEKELKEKYDFLSLLAGKSEKAASE; encoded by the coding sequence ATGATTACTACAGATGGTAATAACGCTGTCGCTTCCGTGGCTTATCGCACCAGTGAAGTGATTGCCATTTACCCAATTACCCCGAGTTCGACCATGGCGGAACAAACCGCTGCCTGGTCCAGTGACGGCAGGAAAAACATTTGGGGCGACGTACCCAACGTGGTGGAGATGCAGTCCGAAGGCGGAGCTATTGCTACCGTGCACGGCGCGTTGCAAACCGGCGCGCTTTCCACCTCCTTCACCTCGTCCCAGGGATTGTTGTTGATGATCCCTTCGCTGTATAAGCTGGCCGGGGAGCTGACGCCATTCGTCCTCCACGTTGCCGCTCGCACCGTCGCAACCCATGCATTATCCATCTTTGGCGATCACTCCGACGTGATGGCCGTACGCCAGACCGGTTGCGCCATGCTGTGCGCCAGCAACGTGCAAGAAGCGCAGGATTTCGCGTTGATCGCCCAGACGGCCACGCTAAACAGCCGCCTGCCGTTCATTCATTTCTTCGATGGTTTCCGCACCTCGCATGAAATCAACAAGATCGCCCCGCTGAGCGACGAAACGCTACAGCAGATGATGCCGCAGGACGCCATCGACGCCCACCGTAGCCGGGCTCTCTCACCGGATCATCCCGTCATACGCGGTACGTCAGCCAACCCGGATACCTACTTCCAATCGCGGGAAGCGACCAATCCGTGGTACGACAATACTTACCAGCATGTGCAGCAGGCGATGGACAAGTTTGCTGCCATCACCGGCCGCAGCTATCAGCCATTTGAGTATTACGGCCACCCGCAGGCCGAACGCGTGGTGATCCTGATGGGGTCCGCTATCGGCACCTGTGAAGAAGCGATCGACCACCTGCTGACGCGCGGTGAAAAAGTGGGCGTCCTTAAAGTCCGACTTTATCGTCCCTTCTCCGCCAAACATCTGCTCGCCGTACTGCCGGAAAGCGCACAAAAAATTGCGGTGCTTGACCGCACCAAAGAGCCGGGTGCTCTGGCCGAGCCTTTATACCTGGATGTGATGACCGCGCTGGCAGAAGGCTTTAGCCGTGGCGAACGCACCAGCATGCCGATGGTGATTGGCGGGCGCTATGGGCTGTCTTCCAAGGAGTTTGGCCCGGACTGTGCGCTGGCCATTTTCCGCGAGTTGATGCTGGATAAGCCCCGCCCACGCTTTACCGTGGGTATTTTCGACGATATTACCGGTCTTTCACTACCGCTCCACGAAGAAACCCTACCTCAGCGGGCTTCGCTGGAGGCATTATTTTACGGTTTGGGCAGCGATGGTTCAGTCTCTGCCACCAAGAACAACATCAAAATCATCGGTAACAGCACGCCGATGTTTGCTCAAGGCTACTTTGTCTACGACTCGAAAAAGGCCGGCGGCCTGACTGTGTCACACCTGCGGGTTAGCGATAAGCCGATCAATTCGGCGTACCTTATCGACCGCGCCGACTTTGTCGGTTGCCACCAGTGGCAGTTTATCGACAAGTATCAAATGGTGGAGCGGCTAAAACCTGGCGGCATTTTCCTGCTCAACACCCCTTATAGCGCGGATGAAGTCTGGTCACGCCTGCCGCAGGAGGTCCAGGCGATCCTACATCAGCGCCAGGCAAAACTGTATATCATCAACGCGGCCAAGCTGGCGCGCGAATGTCATTTGGGTGCCCGTATCAATACCGTGATGCAGATGGCCTTCTTCCATCTGACCAAGATCCTGCCGGGTGAAGTGGCGTTGCAGGAGCTACAGGGAGCAATTGCCCGCAGCTACAGCAACAAGGGCCAAGAGGTGGTCGAACGTAACTGGCAGGCCTTGGGTGCCACGTTGAGTGAGCTGACGGAAATCCCGCTGCGCCCACTCGACAGCAACAGCCCGATACGTCCACCGGTGGTTTCCGACGCCGCACCGTATTTTGTCAAAACCGTTACCGCCGTGATGCTGGCCGGGCTGGGCGATACCCTGCCGGTTTCTGCATTCCCACCGGACGGCACCTGGCCTGTGGGCACCACCCAATGGGAAAAACGCAATATCGCCGAGGAAGTACCGATCTGGCAGCCGGACCTGTGTACTCAGTGCAACCACTGCGTCGCCGCCTGTCCGCATTCAGCCATTCGTGCCAAGGTGGTTCCGCCAGAAGCCATGGAGTACGCCCCTGCCACGCTGCAATCGCTGGATGTAAAATCCCGTGATATGCGCGGCCAGAAATACGTATTGCAGGTCGCCCCAGAGGACTGTACCGGCTGTAACCTGTGCGTAGAGGTTTGCCCGGCGAAAGATCGCCAGAACCCGGAAATCAAGGCGATCAATATGGCATCCCGCCTCGATCATCTGGCAGAGGAAAAGGCCCATTACGACTTCTTCCTGCAATTACCAGAGATCGACGCTTCGCAGTTGGAACGCATCGATATCCGCACCTCGCAGCTGATCTCTCCGCTGTTTGAATATTCGGGTGCCTGTTCCGGCTGTGGCGAAACGCCGTATATCAAGCTGCTGACCCAGCTGTATGGAGACCGGTTGCTGATCGCCAACGCCACCGGCTGTTCTTCGATCTATGGCGGTAACCTACCCACCACGCCTTACACCACCAACGCCGACGGCCGTGGACCAGCCTGGGCAAACTCGCTGTTTGAGGATAATGCCGAATTTGGTCTGGGCTTCCGCCTGACGGTGGATCAGCACCGCCGCCGCGTATTGCGTCTGCTCGACACGTTGGCACCGCAATTACCTGCCCAGTTGGTAGCCTCATTGCAGGCAGAAGAGATCGCCACCGGCCCGCGCCGCCAGCAGATCGCCGAATTACGTAGCCTGTTGGCTAACGTGGCAGGTAACGACGCCCGTCAGCTAGCTACCGATGCCGACTATCTGGTAGATAAGTCTATCTGGCTGATCGGCGGTGACGGCTGGGCCTACGATATCGGCTTCGGCGGTCTGGATCATGTGCTGAGCCTGACGGAAAACGTCAACGTGCTGGTGCTGGATACGCAGTGCTACTCCAATACCGGCGGGCAGCAATCCAAGGCCACTCCGCTAGGGGCCGTGACCAAGTTTGGTGAGCACGGCAAACGCAAGGCCCGTAAAGATCTTGGCGTCAGCATGATGATGTACGGCCATGTGTATGTTGCGCAGATCTCGTTGGGCGCGCAGCTTAACCAGACGGTGAAAGCGATTCAGGAGGCAGAAGCCTACCCTGGCCCTTCCCTGATCATCGCCTACAGCCCTTGTGAGGAACACGGTTACGATCTGGCGCTCAGCCACGACCAGATGCGGCAGCTAACCGCGACCGGCTTCTGGCCGCTGTATCGCTTCGATCCGCGTCGTACTGCGGAAGGCAAAGCCGCGTTGGCGCTGGACTCCCGGCCACCGAACAGTGAGCTGACGGCGACCTTGAACAAGGAACAGCGTTTCCGCCGCCTTAATACGCAGCAGCCTGAGGTTGCCGCCGCGTTGTATGAAGCAGCAGAAAAAGAGCTGAAAGAGAAATACGATTTCCTTAGCTTGCTGGCTGGAAAGTCAGAGAAGGCAGCTTCGGAGTAA
- the ttcA gene encoding tRNA 2-thiocytidine(32) synthetase TtcA has product MSENQTISQKEQYNLNKLQKRLRRNVGEAIAAYNMIEEGDRIMVCLSGGKDSYTMLEILRNLQKSAPVNFSLVAVNLDQKQPGFPEHILPAYLESLGVEYKIVEENTYSIVKDKIPEGKTTCSLCSRLRRGILYRTATELGATKIALGHHRDDILQTLFLNMFYGGKLKGMPPKLMSDDGKHVVIRPLAYCREKDIERFSVAKEFPIIPCNLCGSQPNLQRQVIGDMLRDWDKRYPGRIETMFSAMQNVVPSHLCDTELFDFKGIHHGSEVVDGGDLAFDREDIPLQPVGWQPEDSDDNGSPAFERLNVLEIK; this is encoded by the coding sequence ATGTCAGAAAATCAAACAATTAGCCAAAAAGAGCAGTACAACCTCAACAAACTGCAAAAACGCCTGCGCCGCAACGTGGGTGAAGCTATCGCCGCCTACAACATGATTGAGGAAGGCGATCGCATCATGGTTTGCCTGTCCGGCGGGAAAGACAGCTACACCATGCTGGAGATCCTGCGCAATCTGCAAAAAAGCGCTCCGGTGAACTTCTCACTGGTCGCGGTGAATCTCGATCAGAAACAGCCCGGCTTCCCCGAGCACATCCTGCCAGCCTATCTGGAAAGCCTGGGGGTGGAATATAAGATCGTTGAAGAAAACACCTACAGCATCGTGAAGGATAAGATCCCGGAAGGCAAAACCACCTGCTCCCTGTGCTCACGCCTGCGCCGCGGTATCCTTTACCGTACCGCCACCGAGCTGGGTGCCACCAAGATTGCCCTTGGCCACCACCGTGACGATATCCTGCAAACGCTGTTCCTCAACATGTTCTACGGCGGCAAGCTGAAAGGTATGCCACCCAAGTTGATGAGCGACGATGGTAAACACGTGGTGATCCGCCCGCTGGCCTATTGCCGCGAGAAAGACATCGAGCGTTTCTCGGTAGCGAAAGAATTCCCGATTATCCCGTGCAACCTGTGTGGCTCACAGCCAAACCTGCAACGCCAGGTGATTGGCGATATGCTGCGCGACTGGGACAAACGCTACCCAGGCCGCATCGAAACCATGTTCAGCGCCATGCAGAACGTGGTGCCTTCACATCTGTGCGATACCGAACTGTTTGACTTCAAAGGCATTCACCACGGCAGCGAAGTGGTCGATGGTGGCGATTTGGCGTTTGACCGTGAAGATATTCCACTGCAACCGGTGGGTTGGCAGCCGGAAGACTCGGATGACAACGGCTCACCCGCGTTTGAACGCCTGAACGTGCTGGAAATCAAATAG
- a CDS encoding VOC family protein, with protein MNITPCLSHVSLGTNNFDAAAQFYDQVLGALGCRRVLEHPGAIGYGRDYPEFWLQLPIDGKPAGIANGVHVGFFATSKQQVDEFYQQAVAAGAQGDGAPGSRPHYGAAYYGCFVRDLDGHKIEASFWDESAA; from the coding sequence ATGAATATCACCCCCTGCCTTTCCCACGTCTCGCTGGGAACCAACAATTTCGATGCCGCCGCACAGTTTTACGACCAGGTTCTCGGTGCGTTAGGCTGCCGACGCGTGCTGGAACACCCTGGCGCTATCGGCTATGGTCGTGACTATCCCGAATTTTGGTTGCAACTACCGATAGACGGCAAACCCGCAGGCATCGCAAACGGTGTGCATGTTGGCTTCTTCGCCACCAGCAAGCAGCAGGTTGATGAGTTTTATCAGCAGGCGGTCGCCGCTGGGGCGCAAGGAGACGGTGCACCGGGCTCACGGCCACATTACGGTGCCGCCTATTACGGCTGTTTCGTCCGCGATCTGGATGGCCACAAGATAGAGGCCAGCTTCTGGGACGAAAGCGCGGCTTAG